A single Streptomyces mirabilis DNA region contains:
- a CDS encoding serine hydrolase — protein SSTARDMATWMRLQLANGKLDGRQIIPAAPLERTHLPEIVAQPPQAPAGRAGFYGLGWNVGYDDQGRLRLSHSGAFELGANTNVTMLPGEQLGITVLTNAAPVGLADSVAQDFFDTAQYGKPTRDWLPLIDRVYRQQEQQGRSPTDYASPPRNASPARALDTYAGTYGNAYYGPLTVTAANGELGMSLGPKHTKFRLTHYDGDRFSFRTVGENATGLSGVTFKVGSGSPGSGGSKASRVTVEAWDHDGLGTFTRG, from the coding sequence CGAGCTCCACGGCCCGTGACATGGCCACCTGGATGCGGCTGCAACTGGCGAACGGGAAGCTGGACGGCAGGCAGATCATCCCCGCCGCACCGCTGGAGCGCACCCACCTGCCCGAGATCGTCGCCCAGCCCCCGCAGGCCCCGGCGGGCCGCGCGGGCTTCTACGGCCTCGGCTGGAACGTCGGATACGACGACCAGGGCCGACTGCGCCTCAGCCACTCCGGCGCCTTCGAGCTCGGCGCCAACACCAATGTGACGATGCTGCCCGGCGAGCAGCTCGGCATCACCGTCCTGACCAATGCGGCGCCGGTGGGCCTCGCCGACTCGGTCGCGCAGGACTTCTTCGACACCGCCCAGTACGGGAAGCCCACGAGGGACTGGCTGCCCCTGATCGACCGGGTCTACCGGCAGCAGGAGCAGCAGGGCCGCTCCCCCACCGACTACGCCAGCCCCCCGCGGAACGCGTCCCCGGCCCGCGCCCTCGACACGTACGCGGGCACGTACGGCAACGCCTACTACGGTCCGCTCACCGTCACGGCCGCGAACGGCGAACTCGGCATGAGCCTGGGCCCGAAGCACACGAAGTTCCGGCTCACCCACTACGACGGCGACAGGTTCAGCTTCCGGACCGTCGGCGAGAACGCGACCGGGCTCTCGGGGGTGACGTTCAAGGTCGGTTCGGGTTCACCGGGGTCCGGCGGCTCGAAGGCGTCGCGGGTGACCGTCGAGGCCTGGGACCACGACGGCCTGGGCACCTTCACCCGCGGATGA